In Cololabis saira isolate AMF1-May2022 chromosome 4, fColSai1.1, whole genome shotgun sequence, one DNA window encodes the following:
- the LOC133442181 gene encoding zinc finger protein 239-like has product MDPPGKNVDLWELFYGDQVASYHRMLKGTGTCRQPQPVAVPEVVPDPPKSLPPFWGTHLARNGPRSLQLQEKRRWWQSQPVPVPVLAVVPKHKGKERPTSFRCDHCKKVFTTSSRLRKHKMIHTGDKPFSCEQCGAAFTRKYHLKIHQRIHTGEKPFRCDQCGAAFTQQGSLRTHQRIHTGEKPFRCDQCGAAFTHRRSLRTHQRVHTGEKPFRCDQCGAAFTESGKLKIHQRIHTGDKPFRCDQCGAAFTRQDCLKTHQRIHTGDKPFRCDQCGAAFTQQGHLKTHQRIHTGDKPFSCDQCGAAFTRRDSLRSHQRIHTGDKPFRCDQCGAAFTQQGSLIIHQRIHTGDKPFRCEQCEAAFTTSSQLKKHQRTHTSDKL; this is encoded by the exons atggacccacCAGGAAAGAACGTGGATCTGTGGGAGCTCTTTTACGGTGACCAAGTGGCGTCCTACCACCGTATGTTGAAGGGGACAGGGACAtgccgccagccccagcctgttgctgttcccgaggtggtcccagaCCCACCCAAGtctcttccccctttctggggaacacaCCTGGCTCGAAATGGGCCCAGGAGTCTCCAGCTTCAGGAGAAAAGACGGTGGTGGCAGTCccagcctgttcctgttcctgttctggcgGTGGTCCCG aaacataaaggcAAAGAGAGACCCACAAGTTTTCGTTGTGATCACTGCAAGAaagtcttcaccacttcatcacGTCTGAGAAAACATAAgatgattcacactggagataaaccgttcagttgtgaacagtgtggagcagcttttaccagaaaATATCATCTAAAGatacaccaacgtattcacactggagaaaaaccgtttaggtgtgatcagtgtggagcagcttttacccaacaaggtagtctaaggactcaccaacgtattcacactggagaaaaaccgtttaggtgtgatcagtgtggagcagcttttacccatcGACGTagtctaaggactcaccaacgtgttcacactggagaaaaaccgtttaggtgtgatcagtgtggagcagcttttactgagtcaggaaagctaaagattcaccaacgtattcacactggagataaaccgttcagatgtgatcagtgtggagcagcttttaccagacaAGATTGTCTAaagactcaccaacgtattcacactggagataaaccattcagatgtgatcagtgtggagcagcttttacccaacaaggtcatctaaagactcaccaacgtattcacactggagataaaccattcagttgtgatcagtgtggagcagcttttaccagacgAGATAGTCtaaggagtcaccaacgtattcacactggagataaaccatttaggtgtgatcagtgtggagcagcttttacccaacaaggtagtctaattattcaccaacgtattcacactggagataaaccgttcagatgtgaacagtgtgaggctgcttttaccacatcaagtcagCTAAAGAAGCACCAACGTACTCACACGAGTGATAAACTCTAA